Proteins from a genomic interval of Lolium perenne isolate Kyuss_39 chromosome 1, Kyuss_2.0, whole genome shotgun sequence:
- the LOC127321112 gene encoding probable serine/threonine-protein kinase PBL23, with protein MSCLPCFGKKKNEGGGDEQAESSRGPMTPPPAVQAPAPSYGAPASAAPVAVAAPALVTPAKPPGENNAGSSEDALRQEIEVKAFAFRELAAATDHFTPYNLVGEGGFFRVYKGQLDKDGQTVAIKQMDKHGFQGNIEFLTEVSKLSKLHQENLIDILGYCADGDQRLLVYEHMDGGTLEDHLFDLPPEKKPLDWTTRMKVAYGAAQGLEYLHEKANPPVVYGDFKASNVLLDASFTPKLSDFGLAQLGKTGGGNMPMASPMMGSFGCLAPEYDRGGQVTMKSDVYSFGVVLLQLISGRRTVDTSKPVEEQNVVTWAQPMFKDQKRYHELVDPLVKREYPAKALNQVVAMASMCLQEEDCVRPMMGDVVMTLGFLTMLPPDPPSVNVPPPAAAPEPKKDEKSHKSHHSDSSSSSSDDDDDHGEEEEEEEEEEQS; from the exons ATGAGCTGCTTGCCGTGTTtcgggaagaagaagaacgagggaGGCGGCGACGAGCAGGCGGAGTCGTCGCGGGGGCCCATGACGCCGCCTCCCGCGGTGCAGGCGCCCGCGCCCTCCTACGGCGCCCCGGCTTCTGCCGCGCCCGTCGCGGTCGCCGCTCCAGCGCTAGTCACGCCTGCCAAGCCGCCCGGCG AGAACAACGCGGGCTCCTCGGAGGACGCGCTGCGGCAAGAAATCGAGGTGAAGGCGTTCGCGTTCCGGGAGCTCGCGGCGGCCACGGACCACTTCACGCCGTACAACCTCGTCGGAGAAGGGGGCTTCTTCAGGGTGTACAAGGGCCAGCTAGACAAGGACGGacag ACCGTGGCCATCAAGCAGATGGACAAGCATGGATTCCAAGGCAACATCGAGTTCCTGACCGAGGTCTCCAAGCTCAGCAAGCTTCACCAGGAGAACCTAATCGACATCCTCGGCTACTGCGCCGACGGCGACCAGCGGCTCCTCGTCTACGAGCACATGGACGGCGGCACCTTGGAAGACCACCTCTTCG ACTTGCCGCCGGAGAAGAAGCCGTTGGACTGGACGACGAGGATGAAGGTGGCTTATGGCGCGGCGCAGGGTCTCGAGTACCTGCACGAGAAGGCGAACCCGCCAGTGGTATACGGGGACTTCAAGGCCTCCAACGTCCTCCTCGACGCCAGCTTCACGCCCAAGCTCTCCGACTTCGGCCTGGCGCAGCTCGGCAAGACGGGTGGCGGCAACATGCCCATGGCGTCGCCGATGATGGGCTCCTTTGGGTGCCTCGCGCCGGAGTACGACCGCGGCGGCCAGGTCACGATGAAGTCCGACGTCTACAGCTTCGGCGTCGTGCTGTTGCAGCTCATCTCCGGCAGGCGGACCGTCGACACCAGCAAGCCCGTCGAGGAGCAGAACGTCGTCACCTGG GCACAGCCGATGTTCAAAGATCAGAAGAGATATCATGAGCTGGTGGATCCGCTCGTCAAAAGGGAGTACCCGGCCAAGGCGTTGAACCAAGTGGTGGCCATGGCGTCGATGTGCTTGCAAGAAGAGGACTGCGTGCGGCCGATGATGGGCGACGTCGTCATGACGCTAGGCTTCCTCACCATGCTGCCACCGGATCCGCCGAGCGTCAACGTCCCTCCTCCGGCTGCCGCCCCAGAGCCCAAGAAAGACGAAAAATCGCACAAATCGCACCACTCTGACAGTTCGTCGTCCTCTTCGGATGACGATGACGACcacggcgaggaggaagaggaggaggaagaggaggagcagagttAA